The Alphaproteobacteria bacterium genome has a window encoding:
- the yajC gene encoding preprotein translocase subunit YajC has protein sequence MFVSPAYAQAAEADGGGMLVSFLPLILIFVVFYFLLIRPQQKKMKDHKAMLADVGRGDRIVTGGGIIGTVTKISGDSELTVEIAPEIKVKVVRDTVTQIIDKKGAKRVADDDDDDVSDDEKVKS, from the coding sequence ATGTTCGTTTCTCCCGCTTATGCCCAGGCCGCAGAAGCCGACGGCGGAGGTATGCTGGTCAGTTTTCTCCCGCTGATACTCATTTTCGTCGTTTTTTATTTCCTGCTTATCCGTCCCCAGCAGAAAAAAATGAAGGATCACAAGGCGATGCTCGCCGATGTCGGCCGCGGTGACCGTATTGTCACGGGCGGTGGGATCATTGGCACCGTGACCAAGATTTCCGGCGACAGCGAATTGACGGTGGAGATCGCGCCCGAGATCAAGGTCAAGGTGGTCCGGGACACGGTGACGCAGATCATCGATAAGAAGGGTGCCAAGCGGGTCGCGGATGACGACGACGATGACGTTAGCGACGACGAAAAGGTCAAGAGCTGA
- a CDS encoding ATP-binding protein yields the protein MSDKDPSPDWPRIADALERLAPAPPDRANLDAADAFIWHAESERLEPVLKVNRIDLSLLCGISRQIDLLLDNTRRFAHGLPANNALLWGARGMGKSSLVKAIHAAVDADEPGILGLIEIHREDVTSLPRLLATLRDSDRRWLLYCDDLSFDGDDTSYKSLKGVLEGGIEGRPDNVIFYATSNRRHLMPRTMIENERSTAINPSEAVEEKVSLSDRFGLWLGFHSCDQQTFLAMVTGYANHYGLDIDAEKLAAEANEWSVTRGARSGRVAWQFIQDLAGRLGKRLD from the coding sequence ATGAGCGATAAGGATCCCAGTCCGGATTGGCCCCGTATCGCCGACGCGCTCGAGCGGCTGGCCCCCGCACCTCCCGACCGCGCCAACCTCGATGCGGCCGACGCGTTCATTTGGCATGCCGAAAGCGAACGACTGGAACCGGTCCTCAAGGTGAACCGGATAGACCTTTCGTTGTTGTGCGGGATTAGCCGCCAGATCGACCTGCTGCTCGACAACACGCGTCGTTTCGCCCATGGGCTACCGGCCAACAATGCCTTGTTGTGGGGCGCCCGCGGGATGGGAAAGAGTTCCCTCGTCAAGGCGATCCACGCGGCGGTCGATGCCGACGAGCCCGGAATTCTCGGTCTAATCGAGATCCACCGTGAGGACGTTACGTCGCTGCCGCGCCTCCTCGCGACGTTGCGCGACTCGGATCGGCGATGGCTGCTTTATTGCGACGACCTGTCCTTCGACGGCGACGACACGTCATACAAATCGCTGAAAGGCGTGCTCGAGGGCGGCATCGAGGGCCGCCCGGACAACGTCATCTTCTACGCCACATCGAACCGGCGCCACCTCATGCCGCGGACAATGATCGAAAACGAGCGATCGACGGCGATCAACCCATCCGAGGCGGTCGAGGAAAAGGTCTCTCTCTCCGACCGGTTCGGGTTATGGCTCGGTTTTCACAGCTGCGACCAGCAAACGTTCTTGGCCATGGTAACCGGCTATGCCAATCACTATGGCTTGGATATCGACGCCGAGAAATTGGCTGCCGAGGCCAACGAATGGTCGGTCACGCGTGGCGCCAGGTCGGGCCGGGTCGCCTGGCAATTCATTCAGGATTTGGCGGGCCGCCTCGGCAAACGGCTGGACTAA
- a CDS encoding peptidoglycan DD-metalloendopeptidase family protein: MSNPRLGYIRVPFLAVVILTAATVLLSGCGLFEDDARPTTAPATLGGQPSNPGYHVVKTGDTLSNIAQRYDLGLGEVAAANDLQPPYALSVGQFLILPRPNVYEVQRGDNLYRIAVENGLEMDMLASANGIAAPYTIYPGQRLILPDKPQTPPLAGGPGQSATTGVASSPQSVPTIPPAVVTRNDLPGIATVPVSGSSGTAANDAANAPRVDTPPPVSKPQGASTDLPSPPAALLSPPPQRQQQTASAANPPPLAQGGFLWPVRGDVVSTFGPNSGGQHNDGINIAAPRGTPVVAAQSGIVIYAGTEIEGYGQLLIIKHADGWSTAYGHNDVLLVRRGDQVARGEAIARVGSTGDVTSPQLHFEIRRSAKAIDPIGHLG, encoded by the coding sequence ATGTCCAACCCTCGTTTGGGTTACATCCGTGTCCCCTTTCTTGCCGTAGTCATTTTGACGGCGGCGACCGTGCTGTTGTCGGGTTGCGGCTTGTTCGAGGACGATGCGCGGCCGACGACCGCCCCGGCGACCCTCGGCGGCCAGCCGTCGAACCCCGGTTATCACGTGGTCAAGACCGGCGACACCCTGTCCAATATTGCCCAGCGCTATGATCTCGGCCTCGGCGAAGTGGCTGCGGCCAATGACCTGCAACCGCCTTATGCGCTCAGCGTCGGCCAATTCCTGATTCTGCCGCGCCCGAACGTCTATGAAGTTCAACGAGGTGACAATCTTTACCGGATTGCGGTCGAAAACGGCTTGGAAATGGACATGCTGGCGTCGGCAAATGGAATTGCGGCGCCGTATACGATTTATCCGGGGCAACGCTTGATTCTGCCCGATAAACCTCAGACGCCGCCGCTGGCCGGCGGTCCCGGGCAATCGGCCACCACCGGCGTCGCGAGTTCGCCCCAGTCGGTGCCGACGATCCCGCCGGCGGTCGTCACACGGAACGATTTGCCCGGTATCGCCACTGTCCCGGTGTCGGGATCGTCGGGTACCGCCGCCAACGATGCCGCGAACGCGCCGCGGGTCGATACACCGCCGCCGGTGTCGAAGCCGCAAGGCGCCTCGACCGACCTGCCAAGCCCGCCTGCGGCGCTCCTGTCGCCGCCGCCGCAACGACAACAGCAGACGGCCAGCGCGGCGAACCCGCCGCCGCTCGCCCAAGGCGGCTTCTTGTGGCCGGTGCGGGGCGACGTTGTGTCGACCTTCGGCCCCAATTCCGGCGGTCAGCACAATGATGGGATCAACATCGCGGCGCCCCGCGGGACACCGGTCGTGGCCGCCCAAAGCGGGATCGTCATCTATGCCGGCACCGAGATCGAGGGTTATGGCCAGTTGTTAATCATCAAGCACGCCGATGGCTGGTCGACGGCCTACGGCCACAACGACGTGCTTTTGGTGCGGCGCGGCGACCAGGTGGCCCGCGGCGAAGCCATCGCCCGCGTCGGCAGCACCGGCGACGTCACATCGCCGCAACTCCATTTCGAGATTCGCCGCTCGGCAAAAGCGATCGACCCGATCGGCCATTTGGGCTGA
- a CDS encoding protein-L-isoaspartate(D-aspartate) O-methyltransferase, whose amino-acid sequence MSLDARKIRLIMELRQSGIGDTRVLSAIERIPREKFVPASFADRAYENTALPLPHGQTISQPYIVALMSQALELGPRMKVLELGTGSGYQAAVLSKLCRRVYSVERIRSLLREAERTFTELRIYNITTLHGDGARGWPDLAPFERMIVTAAASEPPAELIDQLGVGGIMIIPLGRKGADQELIRIRRTKAGFDESTLCPVRFVPLIRDAERQHN is encoded by the coding sequence TTGAGCCTCGACGCGCGCAAGATCCGTTTGATCATGGAGCTTCGCCAGTCCGGTATCGGGGACACGCGTGTGCTCTCGGCGATCGAACGAATACCACGCGAAAAATTCGTGCCGGCCTCCTTCGCCGATCGGGCATACGAAAACACCGCTTTGCCGCTTCCCCACGGGCAAACGATCAGCCAGCCCTACATCGTAGCGCTGATGTCGCAAGCGTTAGAGTTGGGTCCGCGCATGAAAGTGCTCGAGCTCGGCACCGGGTCCGGCTACCAGGCGGCGGTGCTGTCGAAGTTGTGCCGCCGGGTCTATTCCGTGGAACGCATCCGGTCCCTTTTGCGGGAAGCCGAACGCACATTTACCGAGCTGCGGATATACAATATCACCACTCTGCATGGTGACGGGGCGCGCGGATGGCCCGATCTGGCGCCTTTCGAGCGGATGATCGTGACCGCCGCGGCAAGCGAACCCCCGGCCGAGCTGATCGATCAGCTCGGCGTCGGCGGGATCATGATCATTCCGCTTGGGCGTAAGGGCGCCGACCAAGAGCTGATACGAATACGACGGACGAAGGCGGGTTTCGATGAATCAACCTTGTGTCCTGTTCGATTTGTCCCCTTGATTCGAGACGCCGAGCGCCAACATAATTGA
- the surE gene encoding 5'/3'-nucleotidase SurE has translation MTSTGRRILLSNDDGFDSSGLKLLERIARGLSDDVWVVAPALEQSGSAHSLTLRRPLRIRRVSKQRYSVDGTPTDCVLLAVKHILLDHPPDLVLAGINRGGNLGEDVTYSGTLAAAMEATLLGIPAIALSQHRDGRGPTMWKTAERFAPELLHKLIDTGWPPGVFININFPAISADKVSGVEVGFQGRRKLGDHLEERIDPHGRPYYWIGPLRREEASRKGSDLAAIERNAIAVTPLHLDLTHRATLRDLKKVLS, from the coding sequence ATGACGTCGACGGGCCGGCGAATCCTGCTGTCCAACGACGATGGCTTCGATTCGAGCGGGCTGAAGCTGTTGGAACGGATAGCGCGAGGTCTTAGCGACGACGTGTGGGTCGTGGCGCCGGCGTTGGAACAGAGCGGCTCGGCGCATTCGCTGACCCTGCGGCGCCCCCTGCGTATCCGCCGCGTATCCAAACAGCGCTATTCGGTCGACGGTACGCCAACCGACTGCGTCCTCCTCGCGGTAAAGCACATTCTCCTCGACCACCCGCCCGACTTGGTTCTGGCGGGGATCAACAGGGGCGGAAATCTCGGCGAAGACGTCACCTATTCCGGCACCTTGGCGGCGGCGATGGAGGCCACCCTGTTAGGAATCCCAGCGATTGCTCTCAGTCAGCATCGTGACGGGCGCGGCCCGACGATGTGGAAGACCGCCGAACGATTTGCGCCCGAGCTCCTGCATAAACTGATCGATACGGGGTGGCCGCCGGGCGTGTTCATCAACATCAATTTCCCGGCAATCAGTGCCGACAAGGTGTCGGGCGTCGAGGTCGGGTTTCAGGGCCGCCGCAAACTGGGCGATCATCTGGAGGAGCGCATCGATCCGCACGGTCGTCCTTATTATTGGATCGGGCCGTTGCGACGCGAGGAGGCGTCGCGCAAGGGGTCCGACCTAGCCGCGATCGAACGGAATGCCATCGCGGTTACGCCGCTGCACCTGGATCTCACCCATCGTGCAACGTTGAGAGACCTCAAGAAGGTCCTCAGTTGA
- the serS gene encoding serine--tRNA ligase, protein MFDLKWIRENPEAFDEGLVKRGLMPQSAVVLEIDAHHRALVTALQEMQTRRNEASKQIGAAKARGEDAAALMAEVAALKSDMQAKDVEVQAAQARCDEILQGLPNLPAADVPVGSDETANIEVRRHGEAPAFDFAPKQHFEIGEALGLMDFDVAAKLAGARFVVMRGTLARLERALAQFMLDVHTNEFGYTEMSVPILVRDTALFGTGQLPKFADDQFRTTTDHWLIPTAEVPLTNLVAGEILDAADLPIRVTAHTPCFRSEAGAAGKDTRGMLRQHQFYKVELVSVAHPDESDAELDRMTNCAEEILKRLDLHYRVVVLSTGDMGFAARKTHDFEVWLPGQGTFREISSCSNCGDFQARRMKARFRPTGGKGTQFVHTLNGSGIAVGRALIGVLENYQQADGSVVIPEVLRPYMGGLERLGAVSV, encoded by the coding sequence ATGTTCGATCTCAAATGGATACGCGAGAACCCCGAAGCCTTCGATGAGGGGCTGGTCAAACGGGGCTTGATGCCGCAATCGGCCGTCGTGCTCGAGATCGATGCGCACCATCGCGCACTCGTCACCGCGCTCCAGGAGATGCAGACGCGTCGCAATGAGGCGTCGAAGCAGATCGGTGCCGCCAAGGCGCGCGGTGAGGATGCGGCGGCACTCATGGCCGAGGTCGCCGCGCTCAAATCCGATATGCAGGCCAAAGACGTCGAGGTCCAAGCGGCGCAGGCGAGATGCGACGAGATCCTTCAGGGCCTGCCCAACCTGCCCGCCGCCGACGTCCCCGTTGGCAGTGACGAAACCGCCAATATCGAGGTTAGACGGCACGGCGAAGCACCGGCGTTCGATTTCGCCCCAAAGCAGCATTTCGAGATCGGCGAGGCGCTCGGACTGATGGATTTCGACGTTGCGGCAAAGCTCGCCGGTGCCCGGTTCGTCGTCATGCGCGGAACGCTCGCCCGCCTCGAGCGCGCGCTGGCCCAGTTCATGCTCGACGTTCACACCAATGAATTCGGCTATACGGAAATGAGCGTGCCGATTTTGGTCCGCGACACCGCCCTGTTCGGCACCGGGCAACTGCCAAAATTCGCCGACGACCAGTTTCGCACCACCACGGACCATTGGCTGATCCCGACCGCCGAGGTCCCGCTGACAAATCTGGTGGCGGGTGAAATCCTGGACGCCGCCGATCTGCCGATTCGGGTAACCGCGCATACTCCCTGTTTCCGTTCCGAGGCCGGCGCCGCCGGCAAGGACACCAGGGGCATGTTGCGCCAGCACCAGTTCTACAAGGTCGAGCTGGTCAGTGTCGCTCATCCAGACGAGTCGGATGCGGAGTTGGATCGGATGACCAACTGCGCCGAGGAAATTCTGAAGCGGCTCGATCTGCATTATCGCGTCGTCGTGCTGTCGACCGGCGACATGGGATTCGCCGCCCGCAAGACCCATGACTTCGAGGTGTGGTTGCCCGGACAGGGCACTTTTCGTGAGATTTCCAGCTGTTCCAACTGTGGCGATTTCCAAGCTCGCCGCATGAAGGCCCGGTTCCGCCCGACGGGTGGCAAAGGCACCCAATTCGTTCACACGTTGAATGGGTCGGGGATCGCCGTCGGGCGGGCGCTCATTGGCGTACTCGAAAACTATCAGCAGGCCGATGGGTCAGTGGTCATTCCGGAGGTTCTCCGCCCTTATATGGGCGGACTCGAGCGCTTGGGGGCGGTCTCCGTATGA
- the tatC gene encoding twin-arginine translocase subunit TatC — translation MPLLDHLIELRNRLMYSVAAIFIAFLFCYYFADEIYGFLVQPLADAMEGQENRRLIYTALHEAFFTYVKVAFWAAIFISFPIIASQVWMFIAPGLYRHERRAFLPFLVATPVLFFAGGALLYYLVIPLAWRFFLGFETTDVSPGSLPIQLEAKVNEYLSLVMRLIFAFGLSFQLPIALTLMARVGIVSADGLAAKRKYALVCTFVAAAILTPPDIISQVGLALPIIVLYEISILMARIVEKKRAEREAEEEA, via the coding sequence ATGCCATTGCTCGATCATTTGATCGAGTTGCGCAATCGGCTGATGTACTCGGTGGCGGCGATCTTCATCGCCTTTCTCTTCTGCTATTACTTCGCCGACGAAATTTACGGATTCCTGGTCCAGCCGTTGGCGGATGCAATGGAGGGGCAGGAAAACCGGCGGTTGATTTACACCGCGCTCCATGAGGCCTTCTTCACTTATGTCAAGGTCGCCTTTTGGGCCGCCATTTTCATTTCCTTTCCGATTATTGCCAGCCAGGTTTGGATGTTCATCGCGCCCGGCCTCTATCGGCACGAGCGCCGCGCCTTCCTGCCATTCCTGGTCGCCACACCGGTGCTTTTCTTTGCCGGCGGCGCCTTGCTTTATTACCTTGTGATACCCCTGGCCTGGCGGTTCTTCCTCGGCTTCGAAACCACCGACGTAAGTCCCGGCTCGTTGCCGATCCAACTCGAAGCCAAGGTCAACGAGTACCTGTCGCTGGTGATGCGGCTGATCTTCGCCTTCGGTCTGAGTTTCCAATTGCCGATCGCCTTGACGCTGATGGCGCGGGTTGGCATCGTCAGCGCGGACGGGCTCGCCGCCAAGCGTAAGTACGCACTCGTCTGCACATTCGTTGCCGCGGCAATTCTGACCCCGCCGGACATCATCAGCCAAGTCGGGCTCGCGCTGCCGATCATCGTGCTCTACGAGATATCGATCCTGATGGCGCGCATCGTCGAGAAGAAGCGGGCCGAGCGGGAGGCGGAGGAAGAAGCCTAA
- the tatB gene encoding twin-arginine translocase subunit TatB yields MFDIGWTEMLVVIVVAVIIIGPKDLPRALRTVGQWAGKVRAIGRDFQRGLDDMIRETELDEMKKQLDATRQLDIKKEIENTIDPTGSIKEAMQPIKIPDGDSNTSEGASADQPDSEPKDVASVANADQPDSEPKDVASVASADVKTGT; encoded by the coding sequence ATGTTCGATATCGGCTGGACAGAAATGCTGGTGGTCATCGTGGTCGCGGTGATCATCATCGGTCCCAAAGACTTGCCGCGCGCATTGCGTACGGTCGGCCAGTGGGCGGGGAAGGTGCGCGCGATCGGCCGCGACTTTCAACGCGGTCTTGACGACATGATCCGTGAAACCGAGCTCGACGAAATGAAAAAGCAGCTCGATGCCACGCGCCAGCTCGATATCAAGAAGGAGATCGAGAACACGATCGACCCGACCGGGTCGATCAAGGAGGCGATGCAGCCGATCAAGATCCCCGACGGTGATTCGAATACGTCCGAAGGAGCGAGCGCCGACCAGCCGGATTCCGAACCGAAGGACGTGGCCTCAGTCGCGAACGCCGACCAGCCGGATTCCGAACCGAAGGACGTGGCCTCAGTCGCGAGCGCCGACGTCAAGACCGGAACCTAG
- the tatA gene encoding twin-arginine translocase TatA/TatE family subunit: protein MSIGVWQVVLILVIVLIIFGAGKLPRVMGDVAKGVKNFKKGMNEELTDDEDKPEAVKAEQVEAAPDPVVVKKDETA, encoded by the coding sequence ATGAGTATCGGTGTATGGCAGGTCGTCCTTATTCTGGTCATTGTCCTCATCATATTTGGTGCCGGCAAATTGCCGCGCGTGATGGGTGATGTCGCGAAGGGCGTCAAGAATTTCAAAAAGGGCATGAACGAGGAGCTGACCGACGACGAGGACAAGCCCGAAGCGGTCAAGGCGGAGCAGGTCGAGGCGGCCCCGGATCCGGTCGTTGTGAAGAAGGACGAAACCGCCTGA
- a CDS encoding ABC transporter ATP-binding protein produces MAELDSRHPALVVENVDHRYGDIVAADDVHLAVAPGQVVCLVGPSGCGKTTLLRLIAGLEDLQSGRIMIGGREVAGPGHLLPPEERGVGMLFQDYALFPHLSVADNVAFGLRKIAAAQRKARVDDVLDQVGMLDYSAAYPHTLSGGQQQRVALARALAPSPKVMLLDEPFSGLDQRLREQVRDQAFHVLKDSEAATLMVTHDPEEAMFMADLIAVMQNGRLAQIGTPIEIYFHPNSAFVTEFFSEVNSIEGVVADGRVATAVGTITSDGLAEGTAVDILIRPEAIRMSRVTDGGPEYPAKVLESRIIGRSSLIHLEIFQQGGPSLHLHSRVPGKFLPQENEIVGIDLDVDQAFVFSREEPH; encoded by the coding sequence ATGGCTGAGCTGGATTCGCGCCATCCGGCTTTGGTGGTCGAAAACGTCGACCATCGATACGGCGACATCGTCGCGGCCGATGACGTTCATCTCGCGGTGGCGCCTGGGCAAGTGGTTTGTTTGGTTGGACCGTCGGGGTGCGGCAAGACGACTCTGCTTAGGCTCATAGCGGGGCTCGAGGACCTGCAATCGGGACGGATCATGATCGGCGGCCGGGAAGTGGCGGGACCCGGTCATCTGCTGCCGCCGGAGGAGCGGGGCGTCGGAATGCTGTTCCAGGACTACGCCCTGTTTCCGCATCTCTCCGTCGCCGACAATGTCGCTTTCGGATTACGAAAGATTGCCGCCGCACAACGCAAGGCGCGTGTCGACGACGTGCTCGACCAGGTTGGCATGCTCGATTATTCCGCTGCCTATCCCCACACCCTGTCCGGTGGGCAGCAACAGCGGGTGGCGCTCGCCCGGGCGTTGGCGCCATCGCCAAAGGTCATGCTGCTGGACGAGCCTTTTTCGGGCTTGGACCAGCGTCTCAGGGAGCAAGTTCGCGACCAAGCTTTCCATGTGTTGAAGGATAGCGAGGCGGCGACATTGATGGTGACCCACGATCCCGAGGAAGCGATGTTCATGGCCGATTTAATCGCCGTCATGCAAAACGGTCGGCTGGCCCAGATCGGAACACCGATCGAGATATATTTTCATCCAAATTCGGCTTTCGTCACCGAGTTCTTCAGCGAGGTGAATAGCATCGAGGGCGTCGTTGCCGACGGCCGGGTAGCCACGGCGGTCGGCACCATCACGAGCGATGGACTGGCCGAAGGTACGGCGGTCGATATCTTGATACGGCCCGAAGCAATTCGTATGAGCCGGGTCACTGACGGCGGTCCGGAGTATCCTGCCAAAGTGCTGGAATCGCGTATTATCGGACGTAGCAGCCTGATACATCTCGAAATTTTCCAGCAAGGCGGGCCATCGCTCCACCTTCACAGCCGCGTGCCCGGCAAGTTTCTGCCCCAGGAGAATGAAATCGTCGGTATCGACTTGGATGTCGATCAAGCCTTTGTTTTTTCGCGGGAAGAGCCACATTAA
- a CDS encoding iron ABC transporter permease, whose protein sequence is MPARGRIEFRPWTVLILLIAFMVAVPVLVVAAFVLVPSGDIWQHLASTVLASYVINSLWLMIGVGAGVLVLGVGTAWLVTMADFPGRRLFEWALLLPLAVPAYVIAYTYTGLLDYAGPVQSGLRDVFGWTSARDYWFPEIRSLGGAIVMMTLVLYPYVYLLARSAFLEQSVCALEVSRTLGCSSLRSFLLVAIPLARPSIVAGVALAQMEALNDFGTVQYFAVDTFTTGIYRTWFGLGSPAAAAQLAAVFMLFMLVLILFERWHRRGARFHHATVTYRPLPRRELDPGRRALTFMACLAPVAFGFLIPCAALTVWTIETFDKTVDARFFKLALHSLTLATIASACAVLLAVIMAYGNRLRPGRVTELAIRVVGMGYAIPGAVVAVGVLLPFAAIDNSVDTWMRAIFGISTGLLLSGTLFAVIYAYLVRFLAVSVGTVEASLGRVTRSMDGAARTLGAGTVGTLWRVHAPIMWSSLLTAGLLVFVDVMKELPATLIIRPFNYDTLAIRVFELASDEQLAESSSAALAIVLVGIVPVVILSRAIARARPGDHHG, encoded by the coding sequence ATGCCCGCGCGGGGCCGCATCGAGTTCAGGCCATGGACGGTGTTGATCCTGCTGATCGCGTTCATGGTCGCCGTGCCGGTGCTCGTCGTCGCGGCCTTCGTTTTGGTACCCAGCGGGGATATCTGGCAGCACCTCGCTTCGACGGTGCTTGCGTCCTATGTGATCAATTCGCTGTGGCTGATGATCGGGGTCGGGGCCGGCGTTCTGGTCCTCGGCGTGGGCACGGCGTGGCTCGTGACCATGGCTGATTTTCCCGGCCGGCGTCTGTTCGAATGGGCATTGTTGCTGCCCTTGGCGGTTCCCGCCTACGTGATCGCTTACACCTATACCGGCCTGCTCGATTACGCGGGACCGGTGCAATCGGGACTTCGCGACGTGTTCGGCTGGACCTCGGCTCGAGACTACTGGTTTCCCGAGATACGGTCCCTCGGTGGTGCCATAGTCATGATGACCCTGGTGCTGTACCCCTATGTTTATCTGCTCGCCAGATCGGCTTTTCTCGAGCAATCGGTCTGCGCTCTGGAAGTCAGCCGAACACTTGGTTGCAGCAGCCTGCGTAGCTTCCTCCTGGTCGCCATTCCGCTGGCGCGGCCATCGATCGTCGCCGGCGTTGCCCTCGCCCAAATGGAGGCGTTGAACGATTTCGGCACGGTTCAGTACTTCGCCGTCGACACCTTTACCACCGGGATCTATCGTACTTGGTTCGGTCTAGGCTCCCCGGCGGCCGCGGCACAACTCGCCGCCGTCTTCATGCTCTTCATGCTGGTGCTGATCCTGTTCGAGCGATGGCACCGAAGGGGCGCGCGTTTCCACCATGCGACAGTGACTTACCGGCCGCTGCCGCGACGCGAACTGGACCCCGGCCGCCGCGCCCTGACTTTCATGGCATGCTTGGCGCCGGTCGCCTTCGGGTTTCTCATTCCCTGCGCTGCTCTGACGGTGTGGACAATCGAAACATTTGACAAGACCGTCGATGCCCGGTTCTTCAAGCTTGCCCTTCACTCGTTGACCCTGGCGACAATCGCCTCGGCTTGTGCGGTCCTGTTGGCTGTAATCATGGCCTATGGCAATCGCCTGCGGCCGGGACGGGTAACCGAACTGGCGATCCGCGTGGTCGGAATGGGGTATGCGATTCCAGGCGCGGTCGTCGCGGTCGGTGTGCTCCTGCCCTTCGCCGCGATCGACAACTCGGTCGATACCTGGATGCGGGCGATCTTCGGCATATCGACGGGTTTGCTGCTGAGCGGCACCCTGTTTGCCGTGATTTATGCTTATCTGGTGCGGTTTCTGGCGGTTTCGGTCGGGACCGTTGAAGCCAGCTTGGGCCGCGTGACGCGAAGCATGGACGGCGCGGCGAGGACCCTTGGCGCCGGGACCGTGGGTACCTTGTGGCGGGTTCATGCGCCGATCATGTGGAGCAGCCTGTTGACCGCCGGCCTTCTGGTGTTCGTCGATGTCATGAAGGAACTGCCGGCGACCCTTATTATCCGCCCCTTCAACTACGATACGTTGGCGATCCGGGTTTTCGAACTGGCCTCGGATGAGCAACTCGCCGAATCTTCGAGCGCCGCGCTGGCCATCGTCCTTGTCGGTATCGTGCCGGTCGTGATCCTGAGCCGGGCGATCGCTCGTGCCCGCCCGGGCGACCACCATGGCTGA
- the scpB gene encoding SMC-Scp complex subunit ScpB, with translation MSEDHEHLRLIEAILFAAAEPVDARTIASRLPEGTDVDALMRELESLYANRGVNVLRRDGRWAIRTAPDLAPLLRTETVVSRKLSRAAVEILAIIAYHQPVTRAEIEEIRGVQISRGTLDTLLESGWVRPGRRRRTPGRPVTWVTTTGFLDHFGLEGLDDLPGIEELKGAGLLDSRPAIETVAGVSTGPDPDEHPSGADDIGEVDEFEDDFNQALGEES, from the coding sequence ATGAGTGAAGATCACGAACACCTGCGCCTGATCGAGGCGATACTCTTTGCCGCTGCGGAACCGGTCGATGCACGGACGATCGCGTCGCGCCTGCCCGAGGGGACGGACGTCGATGCGCTGATGAGGGAGCTCGAATCGCTCTATGCCAATCGCGGGGTCAACGTGCTGCGGCGCGATGGCCGATGGGCGATTCGGACGGCGCCGGATCTCGCACCACTTCTGCGCACGGAAACTGTCGTTAGCCGCAAGCTGTCGCGGGCGGCCGTGGAGATCTTGGCAATCATCGCTTACCACCAGCCGGTTACGCGCGCCGAAATCGAGGAGATTCGGGGCGTGCAGATTAGCCGGGGCACCCTGGACACACTCCTCGAGAGCGGCTGGGTAAGACCGGGCCGGCGGCGGCGCACACCGGGTCGCCCGGTAACCTGGGTCACGACCACCGGATTCCTCGATCATTTCGGCCTCGAAGGGCTCGACGATCTGCCCGGGATCGAGGAACTCAAGGGCGCCGGTTTGTTGGATTCGCGGCCGGCCATCGAGACCGTCGCCGGTGTTTCCACCGGACCCGATCCGGACGAGCATCCGAGCGGTGCCGACGACATCGGGGAAGTCGACGAGTTTGAGGACGATTTCAATCAAGCGCTGGGAGAAGAGTCCTAG